The sequence below is a genomic window from Ottowia sp. SB7-C50.
GGATGCGCTCATGGAAGCGCAGGGCGCGCAGATTGCCTTCTCGCCCGGCTTCCGCTGGGGCACCACGCTGCTGCCCGGCCAGCCCATCGCGCGCGAATGGCTGCTGGACATGACCGCCACCACCTACAGCTACGCCACGCTCACCGAGATGAAGGGCGAGATGCTCAAGACCATCCTCGAAGACGTGGCCGACAACCTGTTCAACCCCGACCCGTACTACCAGCAGGGCGGCGACATGGTCCGCGTCGGCGGCCTGACCTACGCCTGCGACCCCCTGGCCAGCCAGGGCAAGCGCATCAGCGACATGCGCCTGAAGGGCCAGCCCATCGACGCCAGCAAGAACTACCTCGTCGCCGGCTGGGCGCCCGTCGCCGAAGAGGCGTCAAAAGCCGGCAACAAGATGGTGTGGGACGTGATCGAGGACTGGCTCAAGGCCAAAGGCGGCAAGGTGGCACCGCGCCAGGTCAACCAGCCCAAGCTGACCGGCGGGCTGCCGAATCCGGGGTATGCGGGCTGAGCGGGTGGCAGGCGCCAGCGCAACTGCAGCGCAGAACATTGCTACGTAAAATATAGCTTCTTGCGCCCTTCTGATAGCCGCTGAAGGCAGTTTTTTTTCATACACACCGTGCTTTGATGCCGGCTCAGTCACGCCGCTGCCAGCTATGCCGCTGGTTCGCTGGAAGTTTTGATGGGCCGAAAGCAGTAGGCTTGTCAGATGCGCACTTTGCACGTTGTTGGCTTCGATCCTGGCGGTGATCAAGCGTTTGGCTGGGCGGCGCTTTCATGGGACGAAGGACAGGTAGCGCGCTTTGTCTCGGGCACCTGCTCGAATGCGCTGGACGCCTTGCACGCTGCGAGGGTGTCGATCCCGTGCGAGCCTGCTGCCTTTGCCGTCGATGCCCCTCTTTTCTGGATTCCGGCGGCGGATCGAAAAGCCGACCAACTCGTCAGAAAAATGGTCTGCGCTGCGGGTGGTTCGAGTGGTACGGTAAGCCACGTCAACTCACTCCGAGGCGCTTGTCTGGTGCAAGGGGTGCTTGTGGCGCGCATGGCTGCGCAAGCATGGCCGGAAGCAATAATTTCAGAAGCTCACCCTAAGGCGCTGCTGCAGGTCAGTTCCGCCGCGCGAGCATTTGCCAATGCGGTGTTGAAGCACAGCTCAACCGAGCATGAAAGAGATGCTGGTCTGGCAGCATTCACGGCACTCAATCTAATGACCGACTCAACGGGTTGGCATGACCTTGTGAAGCTTGAGCAGGATCACTACTTTCCGGCAGGCAGCCCAGTCGCCTACTGGTTTCCACAATACATTGCCTGAGTGCGTGCGTCCAATCACTCATTTTTTGATAGCTTCCTGCGCTTGCTACGCCAGCGCCAGCGGCACATTTGGTTCTGAAGAGTGCCGCGAATCAATCCCGCGTGACGCGCAGCACCTCTTCGCGACTGGTGATGCCGCGCTCGATCAGCCGCTCGCCGTCGTCGCGCATCAGGGTCATGCCCTTGGCCAGTGCGGCGGCGCGGATGTCGGCTTCGCCGGCCTGGGCGTGGATGCGGGCGCGGATGTCGTCGTCGACGGTGAGCAACTCGAACACGCCGGTGCGGCCCTGGTAGCCGGTGTGGCCGCAGGCGTCGCAGCCGGCGCCGTGGCAGGCGGCGCAGTATTTGCGCACCAGCCGCTGCGCCAGCACGCCCAGCAGCGAGCTGGACAGCAGAAACGGTTCGACGCCCATGTCGATCAGCCGGGTGACGGCGCTGGCGGCGTCGTTGGTGTGCAACGTGGCCAGCACCAGGTGGCCGGTCAGGCTGGCCTGGATGGCGATTTGCGCGGTTTCGATGTCGCGGATTTCGCCAATCATGACGATGTCGGGGTCTTGCCGCAGGATGGCGCGCAGGGCGCGGGCAAAGGTCAACTCGATGCGCGGGTTGACCTGCGTCTGGCCGACGCCGGGCAGGTCGTATTCGATCGGGTCTTCCACCGTCATGATGTTGTTGCGCGTGGCGTCGAGCCGCGCCAACGACGCATACAGGGTGGTGGTCTTGCCGCTGCCGGTGGGTCCGGTGACCAGGATGATGCCGTGCGGCTGGCCGATCAGATGCTCGAATTTTTGTAGCGCGCTACCCTGCATGCCCACGGCTTCCAGGCTCAGTTTGCTTTCAGACTTGTCGAGCAGGCGCAGTACCGCGCGTTCGCCGTGCGCGCTGGGGATGGTGGACACACGCACGTCGATGGCGCGCGTGCCCAGGCGCAGGCTGATGCGGCCGTCCTGCGGCAGGCGCTTTTCGGCGATGTCGAGGTCGGCCATGATCTTCAGGCGGCTGATGAGCGCGGCGTGCAGCGCGCGGTTGGGCTGCACCACCTCGCGCAGCGCGCCGTCGACGCGAAAGCGCACGCTGCTGTGGCGCTCATACGCTTCGATGTGGATGTCGCTGGCGCCATCGCGCGCGGCCTGTGTCAGCAGCGCGTTCAGCATGCGGATGATGGGCGCGTCGTCGGCGCTTTCCAGCAGGTCTTCGACCGCGGGCAGCTCCTGCATGATGCGCGACAGGTCGGCGTCGCTCTCGACTTCGCTCACCACGGCGGCGGCGCTGCTTTCGCTTTGCGAATAGGCGGTGCTGATGCGCTGCGCCAGGCGGTGCGGCTCGTCCTGCTGCAGGGCCAGCGGCAGTGCGCCGTTGCCGTGGCGGCGCATCACCTCGCTCAGATGCCCGGCGTCGGGGCGGCCGTCGTGCCACAGGGTCAGCGTCTGGCCGTCGTCTTCGAGCAGCAGCCGCGCGGTGCGCGCGAAGGCGTAGGGCAGCGGATAGCGCATGCGCGTCGGCCAGCCCTAGGGCGTGCGGAAGGTGGTGCCGCCGTAGTAATTGCCTTCGCCGGCGGCCGGCCCGTTGCTGATGCCGTGCTGGCCGCGCAGGGGCGGCGGCGGCGCGGGGCGCGTCCACGCCTCGGGGTTGGCGGGCACCAGCGGCGGCATGACGGGCGCCTCGTTGACGGGCATGGCGACGCTGGGCTGCGGCTGGTTGGCCTGCTGCGCGGCGCGCATGTAGTCGTAGCGGTCGAGCGAGAAGGCCTCGGTGGCCGCGGCGTCGCGCACGATGACCGGGCGCAGGAAGACCATCAGGTTGGTCTTGATCAGCTTGCGGTTGCGGTTCTTGAACAGGTTGCCCAGCACGGGCACGTCGCCCAGCAGCGGCACCTTGTCCTCGCCTTCGCTGAACTGGTCTTCCATCAGGCCGCCCAGCACGACGACGGCGCCGTCGTCCACCAGCACGCTGGATTCGATGGCGCGCTTGTTGGTGGTGGGGCCGGACAGACTGGCCGCGGTGGCGGGGTCGACGCTGGAGGTCTCCTGGTAGATCACCATCTTGACCGTGCCGTTTTCGTTGATCTGCGGGCGCACGCGCAAGGTCAGGCCGACGTCCTTGCGCTCGTAGGTCTGAAACGGGTTGACGGTGCCGCCGCTGGCGCCGGTGTTGGTGAAGCTGCCGGTGGGCATGGGCACGTTCTGGCCCACCATGATCTTGGCTTCTTCGTTGTCCAGCGTCAGCAGCGTGGGCGTGGACAGCACGTTGCCCGCGCCCGTGCTCTGGATGAAGTTGGCCAGCAGCATCAGGTTGCGCGTGCCCAGCGCAAAGTTGAAGCCGGTGTTGGGCTTGGCCGCCAGCAGGCTGCTGACGGTGTTGTTGTTGACGTAGTTGGTCACCGCCCCGGCGACGTCGAAGATGTTGGTGTTGGGCGTCATCGGCGAGGTGGCGCGCCCCGACGAGTAGTTGGTGCCCAGCACGCCAATGGTGTTGCGGCCGTTGCCCAGCAGCTGCTGCCACTGGATGCCCAGGTCGGCCGCCTTGCTCATGCTGACTTCGGCGATCAGGCTTTCGACGTAGACCTGCGCGCGGCGCTGGTCCAGCCGGTCGATGACGGCACGCAATTCGCGGTACACCGGCTCGGCCGCGCTGATGATGAGCGAATTGGTCGCCGGGTCGGCCTGGATCTGGCCGCCAGTGGCCGGCTGGTTGTTGGCGGCGGCGTTGATGCTTGGCCCCGTGGCCAGGCCGCCCGCCGCGCCGCCGCTGGCGCCCATCTGCGCGCCGGCCAGCATCTGGTTGATGCCTGCCGCGCTGCTGGGGATGGCGCTGCCCGTGCCCCCCACCGCACCGGTGGCCGGCGTCTGCCCCGGCAGCGCGGCCAGCGCGGCGCGCAGCGTGACGGCCAGCTTGGCGGCATCGGCGTTCTTGAGATAAACGACGTGGATGTTGCCGGTGCTGCCGTCGGGGCGCGCCTGCGGCGGCTGGTCAAGCTGTTGGATCAGCGTCTTGGCCAGCGCCAGCCGCGCCGGGTTGGCGGCGCGCACGATGATGGCGTTGCTGCGCGGCTCGGGCACCAGCGTGGTGCGGTAGCCGCCGTCGCTGCCGCCGGCCACCGCCGCCGGCACGGGTGCGCCGGGCTGGCCCGCCACCGGCGCGGCCACGGGCGCACCACCGGCGCCGGAATCGATGAGCCGCGCCACCAGCGGCGCCAGGTCAGACGCCACCGCGTGGCGCAGGCGCACCACCTCGACCCCGGTGGCGTTGGACACGTCCAGCGCCGCAATGATGCGGGCCAGGCGCTGCAGGTTGTCGCCGTAGTCGGTGATGACCAGTGCGTTGGTGCCAGGGTTGACGTTGATGGTGTTGTTGGGGCTGATCAGCGGGCGCAGCACCGGCACCAGGTTGTTGGCGTTCTCGTGCGTCAGGCGGAAGATCTGCGTCTGCACCTGCCCGCCGCCGCGCACCGCGCCGGCCGACACGCTGGACGCCTGCAGCTTGGCGTCGGCCTCGGGCAGCACCAGCGCCATGCCGTCGCGCTCGACCAGCGCAAAGCCCTGCGTGCGCAACTGCGCGCCAAACAGCCGCATGGCCTGCCCCGGCGACACCGGCGTGGTGCTGGTCAGCGTCATGGTGCCCTTGACGCGCGGGTCGACCACCACGTTGCGCCCGGTGATGGTGGCCATGGTGCGCGCCACGGCGTCGATCTCGGCGTTGGCGAAGTCCAGCGTGACGCTACCGCCCGGCGCGCCTTCGGTCTGCGCCAGCGCGGGCGCCAGCGGCAGCGCCGTGGCCAGCGCCAGCAGCACGGCCAGCGCCGTGCGCGCGCGGCGTGACGGCGGGGCGGTGGTGGATGGGGCGGGCGGCATGCGGAAGCGGTGGCTGAAAGCTATGGGTAATGTAGCAAATGGACGCCGCTTGGCGGGCGCCGGTGCTGTGTCTTGATGCAAAAAAGCCATGGATGCGAATCACTTGCGTGCGTGGGCGCTCGGGCGGGCGGCGGTCAGCCGAGCGATATCAGCGCCCGGTTGCCCTGGCGGCGGCCCAGCAGGTTGAGCAGGTTGGCCAGCTGCGCCTCCTGGCCGGGGGCGGCGCTGGCCTCGCCCGTAAAGCGCAGGCGCGAGCCGACCCAGCGGCCGCTGCCCGACAGTTGCAGCGCGCCGTCCAGCGTGGACAGCTCCATCGACACCGCGTCGCCGCCGCGCAGCTGCACGCGGTACGAACCGAGCGGTTGCAGCGTCGACAGGCGCGACGACAGCTGGCGCAGCGTCAGGTCGGCGCCGCCAGCCATGCTGGCGCGGCCGGCACGCCATTCGGCCGCCAGGCCCTGCGTAGCCAGGGTCAGCTCGCCCTGCGGCTGGACGGTGTTGAACGGGGTGCCCAGCCCGGCCAGCAGCGCGGCGGGCCATTGTGTCTGCGCGTCGGCCAGCAGCAGCCGCGCGCCGCCCCACAGCGGGCTGATGCGCATGGCCAGCGGCACCGCCGGCGTGCAGCAGTCGGCGCGCAGGTCCAGCCGCAGCGCGCCCAGCGCCGGCCGCAGCCGCCAGTGCACCTGGCCGGGCAGGGCGCTGCGGTCCTGGCTGCCCGCGCCGCCCGTCACCAGCAGGCGGGCCGATCCGTTCCACAGGCTGCCGCTCGGCTCCGCCAGCTGCAGCATGCCGCCCGTGCCCCGCGCCACCCCTTCAGCCAGCCAGCGCGCCGGGGCCGCCAGCACGCCCACCAGCAACAAACCCAGCAGCAAGCCCGCAAATGCCCAGCCCCAAGGGGCGCGGGTCGAGGGCGCGGCAGGTGATGCACGGCGCAGCGTCCTCATATCGCGACGTCCCCGCCAATGCCCGAAGCGAAGCGGCCGCCAAAGCGCCCGTCATGCCCCGTGCCGCTCCACATGTCCGATGGCCGCGGAGCAGGCCACGCGTGGGCGCCGTGGCCGGGCTTGCACCGGCCAGGGGCGCCGTCCCCCTCCCATAGGAGAGGGGGAAGACGCCGCAGGCGTCTCAAGGGGTGCGTCATGGAATCCCCAGCGCCACCGTGCCATTCCACAGCACGGGCGCCCCCGGCGCGTTGTCGCCGGCGCGGGTCAGGCGCGCCTCGACGGGGTTGGCGCGCGCATTGGCGCGGGCGTCGGCCAGCCATTGCGCCAGCGCGTCGGCGGGCGCCTGCTTCAGCACCACGTTGGCGCGGTCGCCCACCACGCTCAGCTGGGCGTTGGCGCCCAGCCGCTGCTTGACGGTGGCTTCGAGCGCGCGCAGCGCCTCGTCGCGGCCCAGCTTGGGCAGCGCCTTCAGCGATTCAGCCTCGTCGCGCAGCTGCTGCAGGCGCTGCGACTGGGCGGCCAGTTCGGTGCGCTGCGCCTCGGCCTGGCGCAGCGTGCCCAGCGCGGGCGCCAGCGCCACCAGCCACAGCAGGGCCAGCGCGACCACCGCGGCGGCCAGCGCCACCAGGCGGCGTTCGCGCGCGTCCAGCCGGGCCCAGGCGGCGCGCGCGCGGGCCAGGGCGCTGGTGGGCGCTGCGGTGGTGGGGCGACGCGCCAAGGTGCTCATGGCGCGGCCACCTGCCGCAGCACGGTACTGTCGCCTTCGGCCGACAGGGCGTAGCCTTGCGGGCGCAGGCGCTGGTTGGCGTCGGTCAGCGCGGCGGCGGCTACCGTGACGCCTTTCAGCCGCAGCTCGCCCGATGCAAATTCGATAGCTGTCGGCGCAGTACTGACGGACGCTGACTGCGCAAAAGCCTGCAACATCGGCTCCAGGTCGCGCGGCGAGGCGGCGCCGGTGGCCTGGCGCAGCTGGGCGACTTCGCGCGCCATCTGCGCCGGCGCGTCCACCACCACCTTGACAGCGGGGAAGGTCTGCGTCAGCAGCGCCTGGTTGGCGGCGCGGCGCGCGGCCAGATCGTCCTGCGTGCGCCAGGCCAGCACGTTCAAGCCGATCAGGTTGGCCAGCACGAGCAGCGCCAGCCCCCAGCGGGCGGGTCGCCACAGCGGGGCGTGCAGAAAGTCGCGCCACAGCGCACCGGCGCGCTTGGCGGCGCGCGCGCGCCCGGTGCGGGCAAACTGGAACTGCGCCAGATCCCACCCGCCGCGGCTGGCGCGCAGCAGGCGCTGCGGGGGCGATTCGATGGCGACCGGCTGCTGCAGCGTCTGTTCGGCCAGCGCCGCCACGGCCGGTTCGGCGCGCAGCTCGGGCAGCGGCGCGTCGTCGGGGCGGGGCGGCAGCAGCGCCAGCGTGCCGACGTCGAGCGGCAGCGCCTGCGCGCCGCCCGGCACCTCGGCGCCGCTCATCAGCAGCAGGGCGCGCTCCGGCGTGCCGGTGACCTGCCATTGCAGCGGCCCGTCCTGCGGCGGCAGCTCGGGCACGATGCGGCTGACCGGCCGGCCGGCGGCTTCCAGCGCGGCCATGTGGTCGGCCAGCCAGGCGCGGTCGCACACGGCCACCCAGGCGCGGGCGCCGGCCTGGGCGCCGGGCGCCAGGGCGAAGTGCAGGCCTTCGACATCGTCCAGCACCTGCTCTTCCAGCAGGCTTTCCAGCACGGTGCGCAGGCGCGGCGAGGCGGGGCCAACGCCGCGCGGCAGCGTCACCTGCTGCCACGACAGCTGGCTGGCCGGCGCCACGGCCACCACTTCGACCCCGCGCCCGGCCGGCGGCAGCAGCGCCGGCGCCGCGCTGCCATGCGCCGCCACGCCCTGGCCGTCGTCCGAGGTGGCAAAGTCATAACCGGCCGGCGCACCCGGCGGCAGGGCGATCAGAAGGAGGCTCATGGGGTTCGGCGCATTGTAGGCGTCGCATCCAGCGGGGCAGCGCCCTCGCTACGAGCCCACGGCCGGCGTGCGAATCGCGGTGCGCTCGCGCCACAGCGTGGTCACGCCGCGCGTGAACGGGTTGCGCTGCACCACCGACACTTCTTCCACCGCCAGCTGGTCCAGCCGCAGCCGGCCGCGCACCTCGAAGAAGCGGCTGCCGACGGCGGTCCAGCTGGCGTCGGCCTCGCCGGGGGCGACCTGGGCGATGGCGCTGGCGGCGTTGCGCAGGTAGGCGCGGTCGCGCTCGCCCACCAGGCGCTGCGCGGCCGCCAGGTCGAGCCCCGGCACCGCCGCGTAGATGACCTGCGCGCTGGCGGTGTTGACGTTGACCAGCGTCGGCGCCTGCCCCTGCAAGGGCAGCACGGTGACGTAAGGCCGCAGCGCCGCCAGCGTGGCGGGCGACACGCCCACCCACACCAGCTGGTCGAAGCGGCGCGGCAGCAGCGGCGCGTCGCCGCCCTCGCTGGCGGTCATGGCGGCCTGGGCGCGCGCTAGGTTGCGCTGCAGCGCGCCCAGCTCGGCCGACGGCAGGCCCAGCAGTTCAAACAGGCGCTGAAACCGCAGCAGCGCCTTCATGCGCGCGTCGGGGTCGGTCAGCGTCAGGTTTAGGGCGTTCAGGCGCGACTGCAGGTCGACGATCTGTCCCGACAGGAAGGCGTCGCGCTCGATGTCGCCAGCGCTGGCCTCGCCCGCCGCCAGAAAGGTGGACAACCGCGCTTCGGCCAGCGGCACCGCCCACGGCTCGCCCAGGTGGTCGACCGCGCCCGATTCGCGCAGGTCGCCCGCCAGGATCAGCCGGCTCCAGTCCAGCGCGCCCGACAGCAGCCAGGCCGACTGCCCGCGCGTGCGCTCGGCGGCCTCTACCTCGACGCCGCGCCACTGGCGCCACAGCGCCCCGGCCGCCAGCGTGGCGACCAGCACCACGGTGAGCATGGCCGCCAGCAGCGCCGCGCCGGTCTGGCGGCGCGCGGTCTGGCGGGCGCGTAAGGGCGGGTGGCGCGGCATCACGAACCCCCCCACGAAGTCGGGCCGCACCCAGTCGATCACCAGCGGCCCGGCCAGCGGCTGGCCGGGCGCCAGGGTGAGGAACAGACGGACGCCGTCCGGCAGCACGCGCGTGTCGGCGCCCGACTGCGCGCCGCTGGACAGCGGGTTGGTCCAGGCGTTCTTGCGGAAGTAGTGCAGCTGCCAGTCCAGCGCGGCGGCCACCGTCACCGCCTGCGCCCCGCCCGGCAGCGCGCCGGTGGCGGCGTCGCCGCCCTGGCCCCACGCCGCGGCGGCGTCCCAGGCGTTGGCCCACGCCGCCTGCGACAGCACCGGCGCCGATTGCCAGCGCTGCCACTGCCCGCCGGTGCTGCGGCGCGTCCACGCCACCACGCGCAGCCCCGCCGCCGCATCGCCCGCGGCGGTGCGCGTGATGCGCAGCGTGTGCCCGTCCCACGCCAGGCTGCGCTGCATCGCGGGCGGCGGCTGCGCGGTCGGCGAATCGGCGGCAGCGGCCGGCCAGGTCATCATCGCGTCCAGATCGGTGCGCCACTGCGCCAGCCCCGCCTGCGTCGCCAGCACCTCGTCCGTGTACCGCCGCGTCGCGTCCTGCGCCCGCAACATCCCGTCGATCCCCCGCCAGCTCAGCACCGCGATCACCGCCATGATCGTCAGCGCGACCAGCACTTCGATCAAGGTAAAGCCGCGCGATTTTTTCAAGCTAAATATCGGGCCAGCGCTTGACTGATCAGCGCGGGCAGCTATCAAAACCGTAGTTTCCTGAGCCACCGCCCCGCCCCGCGGCCGCGCAGCAGGCCACCCCAAATGGCCGCGGAGCAGGCCACGCCAGAACGCCGTCGCCGGACCTGCGCCGGCGACTGGCGTTGTCCCCCCGGGGGGGATGGCGCCGAAGGCGACTCAGGGGGAGCCTCAATTTCTTCCCACAATCGTAGAAAGCTGCAACACCGGCACGCCCCCCTCGCTGACCGCCGCCTCCACGCGCCGGAAGTTGGGGTTGGGCGTGGGCCGCACGATCTGCGCCACCTGAAACTGCCGCCCCGCCTGCGGGCATTCGACCACGCTGTCGCCCACGCCCGGCAACTGGCGCGCCAGCCGCAATTCGGTCAGCCGGTTCTCGGCGCAAATCTGCGCCAGCAGCACCGTGGCCTGCCGCCCCGCGTTGTCCGTCAGCGCCGCCGTGGCCTTCAACCCCGCCGTCAGCGCAATGGCCGTGATGGCCAGCGCCACCAGCACCTCGACCAGCGTGAAGCCACGTGCTCCATTCACACCAAATGCCCCGCCAGCGCTTGTCTGAACAGCGCGTTTAGCTATAAAAAAAGAAGTCTCCGCCAGCGCCACCCCCCACCGCGGCCGCGCAGCAGGCCGCGCCCAATGGCCGCGGAGCAAGCCACGCCAGAACGCCGTCGCCGGACCTGCGCCGGCGACTGGCGTTGTCCCCCTGGGGGGGATGGCGCCGCAGGCGACTCAGGGGGGGATGTCATCTGACTTCAAAAGGCCGCAGCCCATCGCTCACGACCCGCAGCGTGGCCGCGCCGTCGCCCGCCGCGCCCAGCAGCACCACCGCCTGCGCGTCGATGATGGGGTCCGGCCCCAGCCGTAGCGCGGCGTTGCCCACGGTGCGCGTGCGGGTGTCCAGCCAGTGCGTGGGCAGCGGCGGGCCGCCGGGCGGCAGGCCGTCCCATGCAAAGCCGGTGGCGGTGGCGCGCCAGGTGATCGGCACGCCGGCCGCCCGCGACTGCGCCCGCGCCGATTCCAGCAGCGCCGCCAGCCGGTCGGCCTCGCGCGCCAGGGCGCTGGCCCCGCTGTCGCGCAGCGCCAGGCTGGCCACGGCGGTGCCGATGGCGATGACGGCAATGACCACCATCAACTCCAGCAAGGTGAAGCCGCGCCGGTTTTTCAAGCAAAAATGGCCTGGAGCGCTGGAGGGATAAGCGCGAGCAGCTATCAAAAAAGAAGTATCTTTCGCCACCAACCCACACCCCCTTTCCCAATCAGCGCGGCCGCGCAGCAGGCCGCCCCCAATGGCCGCGGAGCAGGCCCCGCGGGAACGCCGTGGCCGGGGTCCCCCCCGGCCACCAGCGTTGTCCCCCTGGGGGGAAGGCGCCGCTAGGCGACTCAGGGGGGGAGTCACTGCCAGGAGCCGACGTCCGCGTTCTTGCCCTCGCCGCCGCTGGCGCCGTCGGCGCCGAAGCTCATCACGTCCACCTCGCCCTTGACGCCCGGGTTCAGGTACTGGTAGGGCCGGCCCCAGGGGTCGTTGGGCAGCTTTTCGAGGTAGGGCTTCCAGTTGGTGGGCACGGGCGGGGCGGTGGGGCGCTGCACCAGCGCCTGCAGGCCCTGTTCGGCGCTCGGAAAGCGCTGGTTGT
It includes:
- a CDS encoding DUF429 domain-containing protein, which encodes MRTLHVVGFDPGGDQAFGWAALSWDEGQVARFVSGTCSNALDALHAARVSIPCEPAAFAVDAPLFWIPAADRKADQLVRKMVCAAGGSSGTVSHVNSLRGACLVQGVLVARMAAQAWPEAIISEAHPKALLQVSSAARAFANAVLKHSSTEHERDAGLAAFTALNLMTDSTGWHDLVKLEQDHYFPAGSPVAYWFPQYIA
- a CDS encoding GspE/PulE family protein: MRYPLPYAFARTARLLLEDDGQTLTLWHDGRPDAGHLSEVMRRHGNGALPLALQQDEPHRLAQRISTAYSQSESSAAAVVSEVESDADLSRIMQELPAVEDLLESADDAPIIRMLNALLTQAARDGASDIHIEAYERHSSVRFRVDGALREVVQPNRALHAALISRLKIMADLDIAEKRLPQDGRISLRLGTRAIDVRVSTIPSAHGERAVLRLLDKSESKLSLEAVGMQGSALQKFEHLIGQPHGIILVTGPTGSGKTTTLYASLARLDATRNNIMTVEDPIEYDLPGVGQTQVNPRIELTFARALRAILRQDPDIVMIGEIRDIETAQIAIQASLTGHLVLATLHTNDAASAVTRLIDMGVEPFLLSSSLLGVLAQRLVRKYCAACHGAGCDACGHTGYQGRTGVFELLTVDDDIRARIHAQAGEADIRAAALAKGMTLMRDDGERLIERGITSREEVLRVTRD
- the gspD gene encoding type II secretion system secretin GspD, with the translated sequence MPPAPSTTAPPSRRARTALAVLLALATALPLAPALAQTEGAPGGSVTLDFANAEIDAVARTMATITGRNVVVDPRVKGTMTLTSTTPVSPGQAMRLFGAQLRTQGFALVERDGMALVLPEADAKLQASSVSAGAVRGGGQVQTQIFRLTHENANNLVPVLRPLISPNNTINVNPGTNALVITDYGDNLQRLARIIAALDVSNATGVEVVRLRHAVASDLAPLVARLIDSGAGGAPVAAPVAGQPGAPVPAAVAGGSDGGYRTTLVPEPRSNAIIVRAANPARLALAKTLIQQLDQPPQARPDGSTGNIHVVYLKNADAAKLAVTLRAALAALPGQTPATGAVGGTGSAIPSSAAGINQMLAGAQMGASGGAAGGLATGPSINAAANNQPATGGQIQADPATNSLIISAAEPVYRELRAVIDRLDQRRAQVYVESLIAEVSMSKAADLGIQWQQLLGNGRNTIGVLGTNYSSGRATSPMTPNTNIFDVAGAVTNYVNNNTVSSLLAAKPNTGFNFALGTRNLMLLANFIQSTGAGNVLSTPTLLTLDNEEAKIMVGQNVPMPTGSFTNTGASGGTVNPFQTYERKDVGLTLRVRPQINENGTVKMVIYQETSSVDPATAASLSGPTTNKRAIESSVLVDDGAVVVLGGLMEDQFSEGEDKVPLLGDVPVLGNLFKNRNRKLIKTNLMVFLRPVIVRDAAATEAFSLDRYDYMRAAQQANQPQPSVAMPVNEAPVMPPLVPANPEAWTRPAPPPPLRGQHGISNGPAAGEGNYYGGTTFRTP
- the gspN gene encoding type II secretion system protein N produces the protein MRTLRRASPAAPSTRAPWGWAFAGLLLGLLLVGVLAAPARWLAEGVARGTGGMLQLAEPSGSLWNGSARLLVTGGAGSQDRSALPGQVHWRLRPALGALRLDLRADCCTPAVPLAMRISPLWGGARLLLADAQTQWPAALLAGLGTPFNTVQPQGELTLATQGLAAEWRAGRASMAGGADLTLRQLSSRLSTLQPLGSYRVQLRGGDAVSMELSTLDGALQLSGSGRWVGSRLRFTGEASAAPGQEAQLANLLNLLGRRQGNRALISLG
- the gspM gene encoding type II secretion system protein GspM encodes the protein MSTLARRPTTAAPTSALARARAAWARLDARERRLVALAAAVVALALLWLVALAPALGTLRQAEAQRTELAAQSQRLQQLRDEAESLKALPKLGRDEALRALEATVKQRLGANAQLSVVGDRANVVLKQAPADALAQWLADARANARANPVEARLTRAGDNAPGAPVLWNGTVALGIP
- the gspL gene encoding type II secretion system protein GspL, with the protein product MSLLLIALPPGAPAGYDFATSDDGQGVAAHGSAAPALLPPAGRGVEVVAVAPASQLSWQQVTLPRGVGPASPRLRTVLESLLEEQVLDDVEGLHFALAPGAQAGARAWVAVCDRAWLADHMAALEAAGRPVSRIVPELPPQDGPLQWQVTGTPERALLLMSGAEVPGGAQALPLDVGTLALLPPRPDDAPLPELRAEPAVAALAEQTLQQPVAIESPPQRLLRASRGGWDLAQFQFARTGRARAAKRAGALWRDFLHAPLWRPARWGLALLVLANLIGLNVLAWRTQDDLAARRAANQALLTQTFPAVKVVVDAPAQMAREVAQLRQATGAASPRDLEPMLQAFAQSASVSTAPTAIEFASGELRLKGVTVAAAALTDANQRLRPQGYALSAEGDSTVLRQVAAP
- the gspK gene encoding type II secretion system minor pseudopilin GspK codes for the protein MKKSRGFTLIEVLVALTIMAVIAVLSWRGIDGMLRAQDATRRYTDEVLATQAGLAQWRTDLDAMMTWPAAAADSPTAQPPPAMQRSLAWDGHTLRITRTAAGDAAAGLRVVAWTRRSTGGQWQRWQSAPVLSQAAWANAWDAAAAWGQGGDAATGALPGGAQAVTVAAALDWQLHYFRKNAWTNPLSSGAQSGADTRVLPDGVRLFLTLAPGQPLAGPLVIDWVRPDFVGGFVMPRHPPLRARQTARRQTGAALLAAMLTVVLVATLAAGALWRQWRGVEVEAAERTRGQSAWLLSGALDWSRLILAGDLRESGAVDHLGEPWAVPLAEARLSTFLAAGEASAGDIERDAFLSGQIVDLQSRLNALNLTLTDPDARMKALLRFQRLFELLGLPSAELGALQRNLARAQAAMTASEGGDAPLLPRRFDQLVWVGVSPATLAALRPYVTVLPLQGQAPTLVNVNTASAQVIYAAVPGLDLAAAQRLVGERDRAYLRNAASAIAQVAPGEADASWTAVGSRFFEVRGRLRLDQLAVEEVSVVQRNPFTRGVTTLWRERTAIRTPAVGS
- the gspI gene encoding type II secretion system minor pseudopilin GspI; the encoded protein is MNGARGFTLVEVLVALAITAIALTAGLKATAALTDNAGRQATVLLAQICAENRLTELRLARQLPGVGDSVVECPQAGRQFQVAQIVRPTPNPNFRRVEAAVSEGGVPVLQLSTIVGRN
- a CDS encoding pilus assembly FimT family protein — encoded protein: MKNRRGFTLLELMVVIAVIAIGTAVASLALRDSGASALAREADRLAALLESARAQSRAAGVPITWRATATGFAWDGLPPGGPPLPTHWLDTRTRTVGNAALRLGPDPIIDAQAVVLLGAAGDGAATLRVVSDGLRPFEVR
- the gspG gene encoding type II secretion system major pseudopilin GspG, encoding MNALRPLAARLRRAAGFTLIELMVVLVIIGVLAALIVPNVLDRTDDARATAARTDVNNIMQALKLYKLDNQRFPSAEQGLQALVQRPTAPPVPTNWKPYLEKLPNDPWGRPYQYLNPGVKGEVDVMSFGADGASGGEGKNADVGSWQ